The Beijerinckiaceae bacterium RH AL1 genome has a segment encoding these proteins:
- a CDS encoding Polysaccharide deacetylase (ID:RHAL1_00235;~source:Prodigal:2.6), whose amino-acid sequence MPTHGRFAYSAITARPDYDWPVGARLACYVAINLEHFAFGEGLGAALVPKHGEPDVLNYTWREYGNRVGVWRLLEMLDELALPVAALVNTAIYDHCPEVVGAFRARGDEIVAHGITNAERQNEMDEAAERAMIAEATARIAREEGVPPRGWLGPWIAQSRSTPDLLAEAGYAYLLDWAMDDQPVRMATRGGGSILSVPYPQELNDIPAIVSRKTGAREFATMIIDQFEEMLAQSAHQPLVMGIALHPYIVGQPFRLRALREALTQIRERPGVWWTTPGAVAAHVGDRAA is encoded by the coding sequence TTGCCGACCCACGGGCGCTTCGCCTACTCGGCCATCACCGCGCGACCGGACTATGATTGGCCCGTCGGCGCGCGCCTCGCCTGCTACGTCGCGATCAACCTCGAGCATTTCGCCTTCGGCGAAGGTCTCGGCGCCGCCCTGGTGCCGAAGCATGGCGAGCCGGACGTGCTGAACTACACCTGGCGCGAATACGGCAATCGCGTCGGCGTCTGGCGCCTCCTCGAGATGCTCGACGAGCTCGCCCTTCCCGTGGCGGCGCTCGTCAACACGGCGATCTACGACCACTGCCCCGAGGTCGTCGGCGCCTTCCGCGCGCGCGGCGACGAGATCGTCGCGCACGGCATCACCAATGCGGAGCGCCAGAACGAGATGGACGAGGCGGCCGAGCGCGCGATGATCGCGGAAGCCACCGCGCGCATCGCCCGCGAGGAAGGCGTGCCGCCACGCGGCTGGCTAGGCCCCTGGATCGCGCAGAGCCGTTCGACGCCCGACCTGCTCGCGGAAGCAGGATACGCCTACCTGCTCGACTGGGCGATGGACGATCAGCCGGTGCGCATGGCGACGCGCGGCGGCGGCTCGATCCTGTCGGTCCCCTACCCGCAGGAGCTGAACGATATCCCGGCCATCGTTTCGCGGAAGACAGGTGCGCGCGAGTTCGCGACGATGATCATCGACCAGTTCGAGGAAATGCTCGCGCAATCCGCACACCAGCCGCTGGTCATGGGGATCGCGCTGCACCCCTACATCGTCGGGCAGCCCTTTCGCCTGCGCGCGCTGCGCGAGGCGCTGACACAGATCCGCGAGAGGCCGGGCGTCTGGTGGACCACGCCGGGCGCCGTCGCGGCGCATGTGGGAGATCGAGCCGCCTGA
- a CDS encoding Cytochrome b561 (ID:RHAL1_00236;~source:Prodigal:2.6), giving the protein MTTAASARPVQRYNTTAIVLHWIVAALIIIGIVAGLLGMDDNNPNVRRIIDFHKSIGLTLLGLVALRILWRMANKPPPLPATYSPAEQRLAHVAHGLLYALILLLPVTGYIHDSAFKLAAQHPIKLYWLVPFPRIGFIEHLDPATKEQVHSIFFASHVWLGYALYVLLALHIIAVAKHHFIDREPELQRMLPTRGDEAA; this is encoded by the coding sequence ATGACCACCGCCGCTTCGGCTCGCCCTGTCCAGCGCTACAACACGACCGCGATCGTGCTGCATTGGATCGTCGCGGCGCTGATCATCATCGGCATCGTCGCCGGCCTTCTCGGCATGGACGACAACAACCCCAACGTCCGGAGGATCATCGACTTCCACAAGTCGATCGGCCTGACCCTGCTCGGCCTCGTCGCGCTGCGCATCCTCTGGCGGATGGCGAACAAGCCGCCGCCGCTCCCGGCGACCTATTCGCCCGCCGAGCAACGGCTCGCCCATGTCGCGCACGGGCTGCTCTACGCGCTGATCCTGCTGCTGCCGGTGACCGGCTATATCCACGACTCGGCGTTCAAGCTCGCGGCGCAGCACCCGATCAAGCTGTACTGGCTCGTCCCCTTCCCGCGCATCGGCTTCATCGAGCACCTCGACCCGGCGACGAAGGAGCAGGTGCACTCGATCTTCTTCGCATCGCATGTCTGGCTCGGCTACGCGCTCTACGTGCTGCTCGCCCTGCACATCATCGCGGTCGCCAAGCACCACTTCATAGATCGCGAGCCCGAGCTGCAGCGCATGCTCCCGACGCGCGGCGACGAGGCGGCGTGA
- a CDS encoding hypothetical protein (ID:RHAL1_00237;~conserved exported protein of unknown function;~source:Prodigal:2.6) → MTRATIRLAVAATALGLALPLPAFAAPNQVAQTDPVPQAKEVALTQKQIDGVIAAQPQMQAIESKLPQGAEDKPDPKIEAKLEGVAKKNGFSGLGEYSDVSSSIGVVMAGIDPETKSYVGPQAVIKKQMAQVKADTSMPPKEKKEALDELSAALQPGNAPKPSQNNIDLVTKNFDKLNSSMQQQGGAD, encoded by the coding sequence ATGACGCGTGCCACAATTCGCCTCGCCGTCGCGGCCACCGCCCTCGGGCTGGCGCTTCCCCTACCCGCTTTCGCCGCGCCGAATCAGGTCGCGCAGACTGACCCGGTGCCGCAGGCCAAGGAAGTGGCGCTGACCCAGAAGCAGATCGACGGCGTCATCGCCGCGCAGCCGCAGATGCAGGCGATCGAGAGCAAGCTGCCGCAGGGTGCCGAGGACAAGCCCGACCCGAAGATCGAGGCCAAGCTCGAGGGTGTCGCCAAGAAGAACGGCTTCTCGGGCCTCGGCGAGTACTCCGACGTCTCCTCGAGCATCGGCGTGGTGATGGCCGGGATCGATCCGGAGACGAAGAGCTACGTCGGCCCGCAGGCCGTCATTAAGAAGCAGATGGCGCAGGTGAAGGCCGACACGTCGATGCCGCCGAAGGAGAAGAAGGAAGCGCTCGACGAGCTGTCCGCCGCGCTGCAGCCCGGCAACGCGCCCAAGCCGAGCCAGAACAACATCGACCTCGTCACCAAGAACTTCGACAAGCTCAACTCGAGCATGCAGCAGCAGGGCGGCGCGGACTGA
- a CDS encoding hypothetical protein (ID:RHAL1_00238;~conserved protein of unknown function;~source:Prodigal:2.6), whose amino-acid sequence MKSEDEVIKGLQAIFAEVFDRDDIELRRDLTAKDVAGWDSFKQVELIIETEARFKMRFTSSEVDSFRNLGDLIDVVAARAA is encoded by the coding sequence ATGAAGAGCGAGGACGAGGTCATCAAGGGACTGCAGGCGATCTTCGCCGAGGTCTTCGATCGCGACGACATCGAGCTGCGGCGCGATCTCACCGCCAAGGACGTGGCCGGCTGGGACTCTTTCAAGCAGGTCGAGCTGATCATCGAGACGGAGGCGCGCTTCAAGATGCGCTTCACCTCGAGCGAGGTCGATTCCTTCCGCAACCTCGGCGACCTCATCGACGTGGTTGCGGCGCGCGCCGCCTGA
- a CDS encoding hypothetical protein (ID:RHAL1_00239;~conserved protein of unknown function;~source:Prodigal:2.6), translating to MPSVVDRLLNVAANVPDAPAVVEDLRVFSYAELAERAAAFAGIFAQGPRRRVLIVAEKGFQAYAAMFGSLMAGATYAPVAVDATQLRLQTISASFEPDTIVAHPALAASLTPPIDARIIAPDEKLVSQAPDSRSPDDIAYVIFTSGSTGAPKGVAVPRTGLDHYVDWIGPAMGLAPGDRMSQHPNIGFDLSVLDIYGALCHGAALHPFIDRGSRLLPARKVQNDRITVWNSVPSVLSIMETARELDAAHLESVRLFTFCGEVLRRDHVAKLFAARPDAIVLNTYGPTEATVAMTCRRFTVDDWDRACSTSAPFGEAIGDMRLDLVGGDDGDEGEIVISGPQLARFYWNDPALTAEKFRDHTLPDGRVVKAFFTGDYARRSEGDTYFLGRRDDMVKVRGHRMHVGAVSQALEKIGWPTAVAFEKGGQLFAAVERVQGRTFDQAEVIAELSGLLESYSVPSEIRCFDAMPKNQNDKIDGAKVRAMFESGSTR from the coding sequence TTGCCGAGTGTCGTCGACAGATTGTTGAACGTAGCCGCGAATGTACCGGACGCCCCCGCCGTTGTTGAAGACCTACGGGTCTTCAGCTACGCGGAGCTGGCCGAACGGGCGGCAGCCTTTGCCGGCATCTTCGCGCAAGGGCCCCGCCGCCGCGTCCTGATCGTTGCCGAAAAGGGCTTCCAGGCCTACGCGGCGATGTTCGGCAGCCTCATGGCCGGCGCCACCTACGCCCCTGTTGCCGTCGACGCGACGCAGCTGCGCCTTCAGACCATCAGCGCATCCTTCGAGCCGGACACGATCGTCGCGCACCCGGCGCTCGCCGCGTCGCTGACGCCCCCCATCGACGCTCGGATCATTGCCCCCGACGAGAAGCTTGTCTCGCAGGCGCCGGACAGCCGCAGCCCAGACGACATCGCCTACGTCATCTTCACGTCGGGCTCGACCGGCGCGCCCAAGGGCGTGGCCGTGCCACGCACGGGCCTCGACCATTACGTCGACTGGATCGGCCCGGCGATGGGGCTAGCGCCCGGCGATCGCATGTCCCAGCACCCGAACATCGGCTTCGACCTGTCGGTGCTCGACATCTACGGCGCGCTCTGCCACGGCGCCGCCTTGCACCCGTTCATCGATCGGGGATCCCGCCTGCTGCCGGCGCGCAAGGTCCAGAACGATCGGATCACCGTCTGGAACAGCGTGCCGTCGGTGCTCTCGATCATGGAGACGGCGCGCGAGCTCGACGCCGCGCATCTCGAAAGCGTGCGCCTGTTCACCTTCTGCGGCGAGGTGCTGCGTCGCGATCATGTCGCCAAGCTCTTCGCGGCGCGGCCGGACGCCATCGTGCTCAACACCTACGGGCCGACCGAGGCGACGGTCGCGATGACCTGCCGCCGCTTCACCGTCGACGACTGGGATCGCGCCTGCTCGACCTCCGCGCCGTTCGGCGAAGCGATCGGCGACATGCGGCTCGATCTCGTCGGCGGCGACGACGGGGACGAGGGCGAGATCGTGATCTCCGGCCCGCAGCTCGCCCGCTTCTACTGGAACGACCCTGCCCTGACGGCGGAGAAGTTCCGCGATCACACCCTCCCCGACGGCCGGGTGGTGAAGGCCTTCTTCACGGGCGACTATGCCAGGCGCAGCGAGGGCGACACCTATTTTCTCGGCCGGCGCGACGACATGGTGAAGGTGCGCGGCCACCGCATGCACGTCGGTGCGGTGAGCCAGGCGCTCGAGAAGATCGGCTGGCCGACCGCCGTGGCCTTCGAGAAGGGCGGCCAGCTGTTCGCCGCCGTGGAGCGCGTTCAGGGTCGCACCTTCGATCAGGCGGAGGTCATCGCCGAGCTCTCGGGGCTCCTCGAGAGCTATTCGGTGCCGAGCGAGATCCGCTGCTTCGACGCGATGCCGAAGAACCAGAACGACAAGATCGATGGCGCAAAGGTGAGGGCGATGTTCGAGAGCGGGTCGACGCGATGA
- a CDS encoding hypothetical protein (ID:RHAL1_00240;~conserved protein of unknown function;~source:Prodigal:2.6) has translation MNPIVLILVIILVIVAIGGLPSLGLLHLGYFPSGITGLILLILIIMLLTGRL, from the coding sequence ATGAACCCCATTGTTCTCATCCTCGTCATCATCCTTGTCATCGTTGCCATCGGCGGGCTGCCGAGCCTCGGCCTCCTGCACCTCGGCTATTTCCCGTCGGGCATCACCGGGCTGATCCTCCTGATCCTGATCATCATGCTGCTCACCGGACGCCTGTAG
- a CDS encoding exported protein of unknown function (ID:RHAL1_00241;~source:Prodigal:2.6), with translation MRPMTAAASAVLALLLGAAPSRAASVTTDDFVAILGPSADYIAASSDLAASAGGSRTLRAAAKTQASAARALLADLAAWHVALAHADDAAAHAPAIDGLGPAFAALSVPLEAVARTASSPGYFFTCLPSAGRLEDAGHADYARLSTLAGAPFDALYVETDLAALLRLENACKDFVLNGDDETLRAIAVHALPKLRHEIAVLKSAA, from the coding sequence ATGAGGCCCATGACCGCTGCCGCGAGCGCCGTGCTCGCCCTCCTCCTCGGCGCGGCACCGTCGCGGGCCGCGTCGGTGACGACCGACGACTTCGTCGCAATCCTCGGCCCCTCCGCCGATTACATCGCGGCCTCGAGCGACCTCGCCGCCTCGGCCGGCGGCAGCCGCACCCTGCGTGCCGCCGCGAAGACGCAGGCTTCGGCCGCGCGTGCGCTGCTTGCGGACCTCGCGGCCTGGCATGTCGCCCTGGCGCACGCCGACGACGCCGCCGCGCACGCCCCGGCCATCGACGGGCTCGGCCCCGCCTTTGCCGCGCTGTCGGTCCCGCTTGAGGCGGTCGCGCGTACCGCGTCATCGCCCGGCTACTTCTTCACCTGCCTGCCGTCGGCGGGGCGCCTCGAGGACGCCGGCCATGCGGACTACGCGCGGCTCTCGACGCTCGCGGGGGCACCGTTCGACGCGCTCTACGTCGAGACCGACCTTGCCGCGCTCCTCCGGCTCGAGAACGCCTGCAAGGATTTCGTGCTCAACGGCGACGACGAAACGTTGCGCGCCATCGCTGTCCACGCCCTTCCGAAGCTGCGGCACGAGATCGCCGTGCTGAAAAGCGCAGCTTAA
- the mdoG gene encoding Glucans biosynthesis protein G (ID:RHAL1_00242;~source:Prodigal:2.6), whose product MDFDRRTIVQGALATGASALAAAAEAQTAHPPRDAKFSYDEVVKRATQLAAAPYQAQLPPIPDELNKLDWDAWSQISFKDSKALLSGNGSQFRLELYHLGYLFKRPIVINTLRDGIPTPIPYQAGEFNFGSTKFNKPLPVNLGFAGFKIWTPLNDPKKYDEFISFIGSSYFRFLGRGQRYGLSARGLAVNGGTNQEEFPFYREFWIETPQPEIDKVTIYALLDSAAATGAFQFDCYPKENSVVDVRATLIPRRDDVKLGLMPLTSMFYLGENGPVGKDDYRFELHDSDGLFVHNGAGEWLWRPLRNPNIAKTTAFLDKDVKGFGLLQRDRSFSHYEDLDLAYQLRPSYWVAANTKLGEGHVELFEMPTTDESNDNIVASWVSADKPPVGKPLEYSYSITSALELDRLTPLGRTIRTFQTSARALGSSESNVPTTRRFIMDFTGGDLAYYKNDPKLVKIDASTTVGRIVRSYTQLNPFIDGIRATFDVDVPPGETANLRAFLHDGPNVLTETWTFPWTAPGTPPTPAPAQATSADPPKK is encoded by the coding sequence GTGGACTTCGACCGACGCACGATCGTTCAAGGCGCGCTTGCCACCGGGGCCAGCGCCCTCGCGGCCGCCGCAGAGGCTCAAACAGCGCACCCCCCGCGCGACGCCAAGTTCAGCTACGACGAGGTCGTCAAGCGCGCGACCCAGCTGGCCGCAGCGCCCTACCAGGCGCAGCTGCCGCCGATCCCCGACGAGCTCAACAAGCTCGATTGGGACGCCTGGTCGCAGATCTCGTTCAAGGATTCCAAGGCGCTGCTCAGCGGAAACGGCAGCCAGTTCCGCCTCGAGCTGTACCACCTCGGCTATCTGTTCAAGCGGCCGATCGTCATCAACACGCTGCGCGACGGCATCCCGACGCCGATCCCCTATCAGGCCGGCGAGTTCAACTTCGGGTCCACCAAGTTCAACAAGCCGCTGCCGGTCAACCTCGGCTTCGCCGGCTTCAAGATCTGGACGCCGCTGAACGATCCGAAGAAGTACGACGAGTTCATCTCGTTCATCGGCTCGAGCTACTTCCGTTTCCTCGGCCGCGGCCAGCGCTATGGGCTGTCGGCGCGCGGGCTCGCCGTCAACGGCGGCACCAACCAGGAAGAGTTTCCATTCTACCGCGAGTTCTGGATCGAGACCCCGCAGCCCGAGATCGACAAGGTCACGATCTATGCGCTGCTCGACTCGGCGGCCGCCACCGGCGCCTTCCAGTTCGATTGCTATCCGAAGGAGAACAGCGTCGTCGACGTCCGCGCGACGCTGATCCCGCGCCGCGACGACGTGAAGCTCGGCCTGATGCCGCTGACGTCCATGTTCTACCTCGGCGAGAACGGTCCGGTCGGGAAGGACGACTACCGCTTCGAGCTGCACGATTCCGACGGGTTGTTCGTGCACAACGGCGCCGGCGAATGGCTGTGGCGCCCGCTGCGCAACCCGAACATCGCCAAGACGACGGCGTTTCTCGACAAGGACGTGAAGGGCTTCGGCCTGCTGCAGCGCGACCGCAGCTTCTCGCACTACGAGGATCTGGATCTCGCCTACCAGCTGCGGCCAAGCTACTGGGTCGCCGCGAACACGAAGCTCGGCGAGGGCCATGTCGAGCTGTTCGAGATGCCGACGACGGACGAGAGCAACGACAACATCGTCGCGTCCTGGGTCTCGGCCGACAAGCCGCCGGTCGGCAAGCCGCTCGAGTATTCCTACTCCATCACCTCGGCGCTCGAGCTCGACCGCCTCACCCCGCTCGGGCGGACGATCCGCACGTTCCAGACCTCCGCGCGCGCGCTCGGCTCCAGCGAATCGAACGTGCCGACCACGCGCCGCTTCATCATGGATTTTACCGGCGGCGACCTCGCCTACTACAAGAACGATCCGAAGCTCGTGAAGATCGATGCGAGCACGACGGTCGGGCGCATCGTGCGCTCCTACACGCAGCTCAATCCGTTCATCGACGGCATCCGCGCGACTTTCGACGTCGACGTGCCGCCCGGCGAGACCGCGAACCTGCGGGCCTTCCTGCACGACGGCCCGAACGTCCTGACCGAGACCTGGACCTTCCCCTGGACCGCGCCCGGCACGCCGCCGACTCCCGCGCCGGCGCAAGCGACGTCTGCCGATCCGCCGAAGAAGTAA